The Spiroplasma clarkii genome has a window encoding:
- a CDS encoding acetate kinase: MILVVNAGSSSIKFKLYKSTGQAEPTPFVEGLAERITVDGALTLKIEGIKKEYNDKMPNHEAAVQAILNRFQENNVIKDVNDIKGVGFRIVHGGVKVVKPVVLDATMKKVVEDNIKLAPLHNPGALTAINAFEKNMPNAKLVGCFDTSFHQTMPPKNYLYPIPYEWFEEYSARKYGFHGISFDYITQKTAKIINKPVDKINLIICHLGNGASLCCVKAGKSFDTSMGLTPLAGIMMGTRTGDIDPSLHQYIAKQTGLDLEQITDILNKKSGLLGISGISSDMRDITAAVEQNNQKAALTLDMWSQRIADFIVKYANLLEGKVDAIILTAGVGENSRVANESILDKVKILNIKYDDKAMASGYDDYIKVSSSQSQYEIYKIRTDEELMICNETLKFLK, translated from the coding sequence AGCACTGGTCAAGCAGAACCAACACCCTTTGTTGAGGGGTTGGCAGAAAGAATTACAGTTGATGGTGCTTTAACTTTAAAAATTGAAGGTATCAAAAAAGAATATAATGATAAAATGCCAAATCACGAAGCAGCAGTGCAAGCAATCTTAAATCGTTTCCAAGAAAATAATGTTATTAAAGATGTTAATGACATTAAAGGAGTTGGTTTTAGAATTGTGCATGGAGGAGTAAAAGTAGTTAAACCAGTAGTTTTAGATGCTACAATGAAAAAAGTGGTTGAAGATAATATTAAATTAGCACCACTACATAACCCAGGAGCTTTAACTGCAATTAATGCTTTTGAAAAAAATATGCCTAATGCAAAATTGGTGGGTTGTTTTGACACTTCATTCCACCAAACTATGCCACCAAAAAATTATTTATACCCAATCCCTTATGAATGATTTGAAGAATATTCAGCTCGTAAATATGGTTTTCATGGAATTAGCTTTGATTACATAACTCAAAAAACAGCTAAGATTATAAATAAACCAGTGGATAAAATTAACCTAATTATTTGTCACTTAGGGAATGGGGCCAGTCTTTGTTGTGTTAAAGCAGGAAAATCATTTGACACTTCAATGGGGTTAACCCCATTAGCAGGTATTATGATGGGAACACGAACAGGAGACATTGACCCATCACTACATCAATATATTGCCAAACAAACAGGTTTAGATTTAGAACAAATTACAGATATTTTAAATAAAAAATCTGGACTTTTAGGAATTAGTGGGATTTCAAGTGATATGCGTGACATTACTGCAGCAGTTGAACAAAACAACCAAAAAGCAGCTTTAACTCTTGATATGTGATCCCAAAGAATTGCAGACTTTATAGTTAAATATGCTAACCTTTTAGAAGGGAAAGTTGATGCTATAATTTTAACTGCAGGAGTTGGTGAAAACTCAAGAGTAGCCAATGAATCAATCTTAGATAAAGTAAAAATCTTAAATATCAAATATGATGACAAAGCTATGGCTTCAGGATATGATGATTACATTAAGGTTTCAAGTTCTCAATCTCAATATGAAATTTATAAAATTAGAACTGATGAAGAACTAATGATTTGTAATGAAACTTTAAAATTTTTAAAATAA
- a CDS encoding M13 family metallopeptidase, with translation MDKKIRPQDDFYNFVNKDWCDGACLPPGYSSWGSFEKLSKKAVTDVNNLIDKLAASSSLTSDQSRIVNTYKNYLNYDARNKAGLTPIQDVLNEVETLTDKKDFTDFLIKMNQKYCISFFHSKGIDSDFKDSNLRAVTINSMGLGMSDKDFYDPTHPRHIEIKTAYEKYIIELANYSKIKFKTNDLFKLIYDFEETLTKGMLRQEELRDVERIYNVYTIADLQKMCPFIDWQKYLATLGYDKAKKIIVSEPKFFEDLSQMLDKISLDDIKDLIYFDIIDGYTGMLTAEMEQIAFNYGSVFNGVTEMKPVKERAVSFTNGLVGELVGQEYVKEHFSESSKKDVLKIVNDLIKVYEKRILNLDWMTSATKTKAIEKLKTFAIKIGYPDKFEDYSKITIRSYAEGGSLFENILNISKHFTKKALAEINLPVDKTKWYMTPQTVNAYYNPLSNEICFPAGILQAPFYDINQSHAKNLGGIGAVIGHEVSHGFDDEGSKFDKDGNLNDWWTEEDYKQYNLRTQKLVEQYSQYEVDGSKLNGKLTLGENIGDLGGLNAALDICLEQCPNEVKEFFENYAFVWRRISTPENMNTRLMIDPHSPEIFRCNGVLVNIDLYHEVYETKPGDLMYKVKEERIKIW, from the coding sequence ATGGATAAAAAAATAAGACCACAAGATGATTTTTATAACTTTGTTAATAAAGATTGATGTGATGGAGCATGTTTACCACCAGGATATTCATCTTGAGGTAGTTTTGAAAAACTAAGCAAAAAAGCAGTTACTGATGTTAATAATTTAATTGATAAATTAGCTGCAAGTAGTTCTTTAACAAGTGATCAAAGTAGAATTGTAAACACTTATAAAAACTACTTAAATTATGATGCTAGAAACAAAGCTGGATTAACTCCAATTCAAGATGTTTTAAATGAGGTTGAAACCTTAACAGATAAAAAAGATTTTACAGATTTTTTGATTAAAATGAATCAAAAATATTGTATTTCATTTTTCCACTCAAAAGGGATTGATTCAGATTTTAAAGATAGTAACCTTAGAGCAGTTACTATCAACTCTATGGGTTTGGGTATGAGTGATAAAGACTTTTATGACCCAACTCACCCAAGACATATAGAAATCAAAACAGCTTATGAAAAATACATTATTGAACTAGCAAATTATTCAAAAATAAAATTTAAAACTAATGATTTGTTTAAATTAATTTATGACTTTGAAGAAACATTGACAAAAGGAATGTTACGTCAAGAAGAGTTAAGAGATGTTGAAAGAATCTACAATGTCTATACAATTGCAGATTTACAAAAAATGTGTCCTTTTATTGACTGACAAAAATACTTAGCAACCTTAGGATATGACAAAGCTAAGAAAATAATTGTCTCAGAACCTAAATTTTTTGAAGATTTAAGTCAAATGCTTGATAAAATAAGCCTTGATGATATTAAAGATTTAATTTATTTTGACATCATTGACGGTTATACTGGTATGCTAACTGCTGAAATGGAACAAATTGCTTTCAATTATGGTTCAGTTTTCAATGGAGTTACAGAAATGAAACCAGTTAAAGAAAGAGCTGTTAGTTTTACCAATGGTTTAGTTGGTGAACTTGTTGGCCAAGAATATGTTAAAGAACATTTTTCTGAATCTTCAAAAAAAGATGTTTTAAAAATTGTTAATGATTTAATTAAAGTTTATGAAAAAAGGATTTTAAATCTAGACTGAATGACTTCTGCTACAAAAACAAAAGCAATTGAGAAACTTAAAACTTTTGCAATCAAAATTGGTTACCCAGATAAATTTGAAGATTACTCAAAAATTACAATTAGATCATATGCTGAAGGTGGGTCTTTATTTGAAAATATCTTAAATATTTCAAAACACTTTACCAAAAAAGCTTTGGCAGAAATCAACTTACCTGTTGATAAAACTAAATGGTATATGACACCCCAAACTGTAAATGCTTATTACAATCCCTTATCAAATGAGATTTGTTTTCCAGCAGGAATTTTACAAGCACCATTCTATGACATAAACCAATCACATGCAAAAAACCTTGGTGGTATTGGAGCAGTTATTGGTCATGAAGTTAGTCATGGTTTTGATGATGAAGGAAGTAAATTTGACAAAGATGGAAACTTAAATGATTGATGAACTGAAGAAGATTACAAACAATACAATTTAAGAACTCAAAAACTAGTTGAACAATATAGTCAATATGAAGTTGATGGCTCAAAACTTAATGGAAAATTAACTCTTGGTGAAAATATTGGAGACCTTGGTGGATTAAATGCTGCTTTGGATATTTGTCTAGAACAATGTCCAAATGAAGTTAAAGAATTTTTTGAAAATTATGCCTTTGTTTGAAGACGTATTTCAACACCAGAAAACATGAATACTCGTTTAATGATTGACCCCCATTCACCTGAAATTTTTAGATGTAATGGAGTGCTAGTAAACATTGATCTTTATCATGAAGTTTATGAAACTAAACCTGGTGACTTAATGTATAAAGTCAAAGAGGAAAGAATTAAAATTTGATAA
- a CDS encoding 2-oxo acid dehydrogenase subunit E2 codes for MVHQRARNLPTKGIVVEWLFTDDTIAFGADFARVLLEDGTDFIVKSNYNGVVVKTIRLNSPIKNGSILANVLVGEKEIAKYKNRNFLKEHVPPQINEFMPEDFKVSETNGFNDLDAETSGALVSGEISEPQPALLPKVEGETMPSQSLDRFAQMRANIRDSIKNAPQIKNETPISQEELLKMDKAAIAKDEGAIFSKKDGVGPSKFRQLVNARKEALLQENNFREVQEEPELNAMSKTDEKGRPLIMRNIIAARMEKLNDAGGDVNVLSNETNDSTKIGGQSEMINNNINDQNKAQTDFQSEPQDIGSTTYRGTVLPSVNPNQLMGAIQNKSNKTYAEAKLTNLYDPTKRNSIIAKGNERNIINQRRQAVEAGLLDGSEPKNPDLAFWKGNLPKEFAQVVPYQTESGDIKYVSYDQTPQGKIELAEWIKNNQNKKPQQYQNQAVTPQTTPNYNFQPQSSPLDVTQEWDLHNATPKVLQQDLNQKLNQQEVQLKAVAGKEVANEAIELLKKQIADLQSSLEKQNQLNAATQRLNAAPTFGGNYAGGTDTFSQLFQYMMMQNIMQSMPMNKNSSEDVKDVIRREIDNFKNELRPGNQHYHNSPNQCYCQQSQPYNNFPPHEHQFHQPNYPGFDPHTTQQFGAQKKNYANQDWNQMQAVNFEKPQTETTGYLDFEGSDANKIVKREKVNKNRNAAVKSMILSQNYIPPLTISTEIDMSSILKLKHVLKKTQTELKFPSIAFIAKAISLTLGEYPKLNSSYDPESNEVIIKKYHNIGLATETSEGLIIPVLKFVEKLSVKEVAIDIKEMTQRLRTGELYNYETEGSTITIANYGSIGAIQATPTIFYPNAAVIGVGKVIKKPVVVSDEKLAIKAIMNMTLTVDQRIIDAAEAGQFLARVKEILEKPEFLTMS; via the coding sequence ATGGTACACCAAAGGGCTAGAAATTTACCAACTAAAGGAATTGTTGTTGAATGGTTATTCACAGATGATACCATTGCCTTTGGTGCTGACTTTGCTCGAGTTTTGCTTGAAGATGGGACTGACTTTATTGTTAAATCGAATTACAATGGTGTTGTAGTTAAAACCATAAGACTAAATTCTCCCATTAAAAATGGCAGCATTTTAGCTAATGTACTTGTTGGGGAAAAAGAAATAGCCAAGTATAAAAATAGAAATTTTTTAAAAGAGCATGTGCCTCCGCAAATAAATGAATTTATGCCAGAGGACTTTAAGGTTAGTGAAACCAATGGTTTTAATGATCTTGATGCAGAAACTAGTGGGGCACTAGTTTCTGGTGAAATCAGCGAACCTCAACCAGCTCTTTTACCAAAAGTTGAGGGGGAAACTATGCCAAGTCAAAGCTTAGACAGATTTGCACAAATGCGAGCAAATATTCGTGACTCAATTAAAAATGCTCCCCAAATTAAAAATGAAACACCCATTAGTCAAGAAGAACTTTTAAAAATGGATAAAGCAGCCATTGCCAAAGATGAGGGTGCCATTTTTTCAAAAAAAGATGGAGTAGGTCCAAGTAAATTTCGTCAACTAGTTAATGCTCGTAAAGAAGCCTTATTACAAGAAAATAACTTTAGAGAAGTTCAAGAAGAACCTGAACTTAATGCAATGTCAAAGACTGATGAAAAAGGTAGACCACTTATTATGAGAAATATTATTGCTGCCAGAATGGAAAAGTTAAATGATGCTGGTGGAGATGTCAATGTTTTAAGTAATGAGACAAATGATTCAACAAAGATTGGAGGTCAGAGTGAAATGATAAATAATAATATCAATGATCAAAATAAGGCACAAACTGATTTTCAGTCTGAACCCCAAGATATTGGTTCAACAACTTACAGAGGGACAGTTTTACCATCAGTAAACCCAAATCAATTAATGGGTGCAATTCAAAATAAGTCAAATAAAACTTATGCTGAAGCTAAACTAACAAATTTGTATGATCCAACTAAAAGAAACTCAATTATTGCCAAAGGTAATGAGAGAAACATCATAAATCAAAGACGTCAAGCAGTTGAAGCTGGTTTATTAGATGGTAGCGAACCAAAAAACCCTGATTTGGCTTTTTGAAAAGGTAATTTACCAAAAGAGTTTGCTCAAGTTGTGCCTTATCAAACAGAGAGTGGTGACATTAAGTATGTTTCTTATGATCAAACCCCTCAGGGAAAAATTGAACTAGCTGAGTGAATTAAAAATAATCAAAATAAAAAACCCCAACAGTATCAAAATCAAGCAGTTACACCCCAAACAACTCCTAACTATAATTTTCAACCCCAAAGTTCTCCTTTGGATGTTACTCAAGAATGAGATCTTCATAATGCAACCCCAAAAGTATTGCAACAAGATTTAAACCAAAAATTAAACCAACAAGAGGTGCAATTAAAAGCGGTTGCTGGCAAAGAGGTAGCGAATGAAGCTATTGAGTTATTAAAAAAACAAATTGCAGATTTACAAAGTTCTTTAGAAAAACAAAATCAGTTAAATGCAGCTACTCAAAGATTAAATGCAGCACCAACCTTTGGAGGAAACTATGCAGGTGGAACTGATACATTTTCACAATTATTTCAATATATGATGATGCAAAATATTATGCAAAGTATGCCTATGAATAAAAATTCAAGTGAAGATGTTAAGGATGTTATTCGTCGTGAAATTGACAATTTCAAAAATGAATTAAGACCAGGTAATCAACATTATCACAATAGTCCCAATCAATGTTATTGTCAACAATCTCAACCTTACAATAACTTTCCACCTCATGAACACCAATTTCACCAACCAAATTATCCAGGATTTGACCCTCACACCACACAACAATTTGGTGCTCAAAAGAAAAATTATGCTAATCAAGATTGAAATCAAATGCAAGCAGTCAATTTTGAAAAACCTCAAACAGAAACCACAGGCTATTTAGATTTTGAGGGTAGTGATGCTAACAAGATTGTTAAAAGAGAAAAAGTCAATAAAAACAGAAATGCTGCTGTAAAGTCAATGATTTTAAGCCAAAATTATATTCCACCATTGACTATTTCAACTGAAATTGATATGTCATCAATTTTGAAGTTAAAGCATGTTTTGAAAAAAACTCAAACAGAATTAAAATTTCCTTCAATTGCTTTTATAGCTAAAGCTATTTCTTTAACTTTAGGAGAATATCCAAAGTTAAATTCAAGTTATGATCCTGAAAGTAATGAAGTTATTATTAAAAAATACCACAATATTGGTTTAGCAACTGAAACAAGTGAGGGTTTAATAATTCCTGTCTTAAAATTTGTTGAAAAACTATCTGTTAAAGAAGTAGCAATTGATATTAAAGAGATGACACAACGTTTAAGAACAGGTGAACTTTACAATTATGAAACTGAGGGTAGTACTATTACAATTGCAAACTATGGAAGTATTGGAGCAATTCAAGCAACACCAACAATTTTTTACCCCAATGCTGCTGTAATTGGAGTTGGAAAAGTAATTAAAAAACCAGTGGTTGTTAGTGATGAAAAACTAGCAATTAAAGCCATTATGAATATGACTTTAACTGTTGATCAACGAATTATTGATGCAGCAGAAGCTGGGCAATTCTTAGCTAGGGTTAAAGAGATTTTAGAAAAACCTGAATTCTTAACAATGTCTTAG
- a CDS encoding lipoprotein: MKKLLSILGTIMFCSTSTITVISCGRAVPDFSGSVSSPETEHGNDNYYYELFGKKFSTKTDAINHFTKVESGVEID, encoded by the coding sequence ATGAAGAAATTATTGAGTATTTTAGGAACAATAATGTTTTGTTCCACTTCAACAATTACTGTCATTTCATGTGGAAGAGCAGTACCAGATTTTTCTGGTTCTGTAAGTAGTCCCGAAACTGAACATGGGAATGACAACTACTATTATGAGCTTTTTGGTAAAAAATTTAGTACAAAAACTGATGCAATTAATCATTTTACAAAAGTTGAAAGTGGAGTTGAGATAGATTAA
- the guaA gene encoding glutamine-hydrolyzing GMP synthase, which translates to MNPTQLIILDYGSQYTQLLSRRIRELGVYSEVVSFKITAKAIKETFSNLKGIILSGGPASVYEHDAYTVDPEIFDLNIPVLGVCYGLQLLCELFGGKVEQATNKEFGKAVLHLDDANSQLFADIKDQSLVWMSHADHITKLPPNFQQIAHSQASIAAIKHQEKPFYGIQFHAEVTHSEQGGTMLKNFLFLVCQAQPDWNMQDFIVKKVAEIKKVVGADQVILGLSGGVDSSVAAALIAKAIGKQLTCIFVDTGLLRKNEANQVMTKYQELFTMNIKLVDAKEKFFKALSGVAEPEAKRKIIGKNFVDIFNDEAKKMQKAKFLAQGTIYPDVIESSAHGHSSKTIKSHHNVGGLPKELKFELLEPLRNLFKDEVREVGRQLGLDNTIVDRHPFPGPGLGVRVIGEVTAEKVKILQEVDDIFISKLYEANLYQTVSQAFATILPVKTVGVMGDNRTYDYVVALRSVNTIDFMTATATHLPWDFLEAVVNEIINKVDGVNRVVYDITSKPPGTIEWE; encoded by the coding sequence ATGAATCCGACACAATTAATTATCTTAGACTATGGTAGTCAATATACACAGCTTTTATCTAGAAGGATTAGAGAATTGGGAGTTTATAGTGAAGTTGTTAGTTTTAAAATAACAGCAAAAGCTATCAAAGAAACATTCTCAAACTTAAAAGGCATAATTTTGTCAGGAGGTCCAGCAAGTGTTTATGAACATGATGCATATACAGTTGATCCTGAAATCTTTGATTTAAATATCCCAGTGCTTGGAGTTTGTTATGGTTTACAACTGCTTTGTGAATTATTTGGTGGTAAAGTAGAGCAAGCCACAAACAAAGAATTTGGAAAAGCAGTTTTACATCTTGATGATGCAAACAGTCAGTTATTTGCAGACATTAAAGATCAAAGTTTGGTTTGAATGAGTCATGCTGACCACATCACCAAATTGCCACCAAATTTCCAGCAAATAGCACATTCACAAGCTTCAATTGCTGCAATCAAACATCAAGAAAAGCCTTTTTATGGAATTCAATTTCATGCTGAAGTAACTCATAGTGAACAAGGTGGAACTATGTTAAAAAATTTCTTGTTTTTAGTTTGTCAGGCTCAACCAGATTGAAATATGCAAGACTTTATTGTTAAAAAAGTTGCTGAAATTAAAAAAGTTGTCGGTGCAGACCAAGTAATTTTAGGCTTAAGTGGGGGAGTTGATTCCTCAGTGGCAGCTGCCTTAATTGCCAAAGCTATCGGTAAGCAACTCACTTGTATTTTTGTAGATACAGGCTTATTGAGAAAAAATGAAGCCAATCAAGTTATGACAAAATACCAAGAGTTATTTACTATGAATATTAAATTAGTTGATGCTAAAGAGAAGTTTTTTAAAGCTTTAAGTGGTGTTGCAGAACCAGAAGCAAAAAGAAAAATCATTGGTAAAAATTTTGTAGACATTTTTAATGATGAAGCAAAGAAAATGCAGAAGGCAAAATTTCTAGCGCAAGGAACCATTTATCCAGATGTTATTGAATCATCAGCTCATGGTCATAGCTCGAAAACAATTAAGTCACACCACAATGTAGGTGGTTTACCAAAAGAGCTAAAATTTGAACTCTTAGAACCCTTGCGTAATTTATTTAAAGATGAGGTTCGAGAAGTTGGTCGTCAACTAGGCTTAGACAACACCATTGTTGATCGTCACCCTTTCCCAGGACCTGGTTTGGGAGTTAGAGTTATTGGTGAGGTCACTGCTGAGAAAGTGAAAATTTTACAAGAAGTTGATGATATTTTTATTAGTAAACTATATGAAGCTAATTTATACCAAACAGTTAGCCAAGCATTTGCCACCATTCTACCTGTCAAAACAGTAGGAGTTATGGGTGATAACCGGACTTATGATTATGTGGTAGCTTTAAGATCTGTTAATACAATTGACTTTATGACAGCCACTGCTACTCACTTACCATGAGATTTTTTAGAAGCAGTTGTTAATGAAATCATTAACAAGGTTGATGGTGTTAACCGAGTGGTTTATGATATAACTTCAAAACCACCAGGAACAATTGAATGAGAATAA
- the guaB gene encoding IMP dehydrogenase, translating to MCVNNLNGKIINEGITFDDVLLVPAYSKVLPSEVDLKTQLTQNITLNIPIISAAMDTVTEAELAIAMARAGGIGIIHKNLSIEKQALEVAKVKRNESGFITDPFTVFKDTSIAEALEILATYKISGLPVVDSQKKLIGIVTNRDLRDIEGKTLVAEIMTQKNLITAARDISLDDAKKIMLQNKIEKLPLVGEDNTLIGLITTKDIFKARDYPNACKDKQGRLRVGGAVGIGPDTMDRVKALVGVEVDVVVVDSAHGHSEGILKTVQAIKKVYPKLELIAGNICTAAGAQALYEAGANGIKVGIGPGSICTTRVIAGVGVPQITAINDVYTWAQGKPVTIIADGGIKYSGDIVKALAAGAHSVMLGSIFAGTEETPGEEIVVNGKKYKTYVGMGSMVAMKRGSKDRYFQKDVKKLVPEGIEARVPFKGKLHEVVFQLVGGLRSGMGYTGSETITALRTQAQFVKITSASLKESHPHDVELTKEAPNYNK from the coding sequence ATGTGTGTAAATAATTTAAATGGAAAAATAATTAATGAGGGAATTACTTTTGATGATGTGTTACTAGTTCCTGCCTATTCAAAGGTTTTACCCAGTGAAGTTGATTTGAAAACTCAACTGACTCAAAATATTACTTTAAATATCCCAATTATTAGTGCTGCAATGGATACAGTAACTGAAGCTGAACTAGCCATAGCAATGGCTAGGGCTGGTGGAATTGGGATAATCCACAAAAATTTAAGTATTGAAAAACAAGCCCTAGAAGTGGCAAAAGTTAAAAGAAATGAATCAGGTTTTATTACTGATCCATTTACTGTTTTTAAAGACACTTCAATTGCTGAGGCCTTAGAAATTTTAGCCACTTATAAAATTTCAGGTTTACCTGTAGTTGATAGTCAAAAAAAACTTATTGGTATTGTAACCAATCGAGATTTACGAGATATTGAAGGTAAAACCTTAGTTGCAGAAATTATGACTCAAAAAAACTTGATTACTGCAGCTCGAGATATAAGTTTAGATGATGCTAAAAAAATCATGTTACAAAATAAAATTGAAAAATTACCACTTGTAGGCGAAGATAACACTTTAATTGGTTTAATTACCACCAAAGATATTTTTAAAGCCCGAGACTATCCTAATGCTTGTAAAGACAAACAAGGACGTTTACGAGTTGGAGGAGCAGTTGGTATTGGTCCTGACACAATGGATCGAGTTAAGGCCCTGGTTGGAGTTGAAGTTGATGTTGTAGTAGTTGATTCAGCTCATGGTCATAGTGAAGGAATCTTAAAAACAGTCCAAGCAATTAAAAAAGTCTATCCAAAATTAGAATTAATTGCTGGAAACATTTGTACAGCAGCAGGAGCACAAGCATTGTATGAAGCAGGAGCAAATGGAATCAAAGTGGGAATTGGTCCAGGAAGTATTTGTACTACAAGAGTTATTGCTGGAGTCGGAGTACCACAAATTACTGCAATTAATGATGTTTACACTTGAGCTCAAGGTAAACCCGTAACCATTATTGCTGATGGAGGAATTAAGTATTCAGGAGATATTGTTAAAGCACTTGCTGCAGGGGCACACTCAGTAATGTTGGGAAGTATTTTTGCAGGAACTGAAGAAACTCCTGGGGAAGAAATTGTTGTTAATGGAAAAAAATATAAAACTTATGTTGGGATGGGATCTATGGTTGCTATGAAACGTGGTAGCAAAGATCGCTACTTTCAAAAAGATGTTAAAAAATTAGTACCTGAAGGTATTGAGGCTCGAGTTCCTTTTAAAGGTAAGTTACACGAAGTAGTCTTTCAACTAGTTGGAGGTTTACGAAGTGGAATGGGTTACACAGGAAGTGAAACCATTACTGCTTTGAGAACTCAAGCTCAATTTGTCAAAATTACAAGTGCTAGTTTAAAAGAATCTCACCCACATGATGTGGAATTAACCAAAGAGGCACCAAATTACAATAAATAA
- a CDS encoding phosphoribosyltransferase, with the protein MMKFKHNLQLLLSKEEISAKIKELAEELNEKYKDNESLSFVAIMNGSLFFFTDLLKQINIPIKMDTVTVSSYSGMASTREVTFHKEITKPIVEGQDVIIIEDLIDTGLTLTAVYEHILALKPKTLQIITLGDKTPCHPDFKYEYKTLFDFPNKFVVGYGLETDDLYRQLPEIYYVVD; encoded by the coding sequence ATGATGAAATTTAAGCATAACTTGCAACTATTACTTTCAAAAGAGGAAATTAGTGCAAAGATTAAAGAATTAGCAGAAGAACTAAATGAAAAATATAAAGACAACGAAAGTTTATCATTTGTAGCGATTATGAACGGGTCACTATTCTTCTTTACTGATTTATTAAAACAAATTAACATTCCTATTAAAATGGACACTGTAACAGTTTCAAGTTACTCAGGAATGGCTTCAACTAGGGAAGTGACTTTCCACAAAGAAATTACAAAACCAATCGTTGAGGGACAGGATGTAATTATTATTGAAGACTTAATTGATACAGGTTTAACTTTAACTGCAGTTTATGAACATATTCTTGCATTAAAACCAAAAACTTTACAAATAATTACACTTGGAGATAAAACACCTTGTCACCCAGACTTCAAATATGAATATAAAACATTGTTTGATTTTCCCAACAAATTCGTAGTGGGTTATGGTTTAGAAACTGACGACCTATACCGTCAATTACCAGAAATTTATTACGTTGTAGACTAA
- a CDS encoding acyl carrier protein, with product MNYFEEIKKALIAKGAKGNITKETEFRSLGLDSLDLMDMVITLEEKLNISLSDDQVMSMQKISDLIQILEELLNTNE from the coding sequence ATGAACTACTTTGAAGAAATCAAAAAAGCACTAATAGCAAAAGGTGCAAAAGGAAATATTACAAAAGAAACTGAATTTAGGTCACTGGGCCTAGATTCATTGGATCTAATGGATATGGTAATTACTTTAGAAGAAAAACTAAATATTTCTCTGTCAGATGATCAAGTTATGTCAATGCAAAAAATTAGTGACTTAATACAAATCTTAGAGGAATTATTAAATACTAATGAGTAA
- a CDS encoding Fur family transcriptional regulator: MSKELLDEYIKTFKEKKIKLTDIRLVILKCVASRKHFTINELISEIEKELGTVNVMSVYNNIDLLLDLHLLFSNTINGKQIIYEAITNQLIHIKCHECDSYEHINSPILSGELWSSCQQFLDSIGFTMDHFKLEMHGICKKCSQKNKVEPSK; the protein is encoded by the coding sequence ATGAGTAAAGAATTACTTGATGAGTACATCAAAACTTTTAAAGAAAAAAAAATAAAATTAACAGATATTCGTTTAGTCATTTTAAAATGCGTTGCTTCACGAAAACATTTCACAATTAATGAGTTAATTAGTGAAATTGAAAAGGAATTAGGTACAGTGAATGTAATGTCAGTATATAACAACATTGACCTATTATTAGATTTACATTTATTATTTTCAAACACCATCAACGGAAAGCAAATTATTTATGAAGCTATAACAAACCAGCTAATACATATAAAGTGTCATGAATGTGATAGTTATGAACATATTAATAGTCCAATTTTATCTGGTGAATTATGATCAAGTTGTCAACAATTTTTAGATTCAATTGGGTTTACAATGGACCATTTTAAATTAGAAATGCATGGAATATGCAAAAAATGTTCTCAAAAAAACAAGGTTGAGCCAAGTAAATAG